The Thermodesulfovibrio thiophilus DSM 17215 genome contains a region encoding:
- a CDS encoding CoB--CoM heterodisulfide reductase iron-sulfur subunit A family protein, whose translation MSGENPNRILVIGGGFSGLTAGIEAAETGAEVIVVEKNPYLGGRVAQLNKYFPKICPPMCGLEINFRRIKVNPLFTFYTMSEVDSISGVPGDYTVKIKINPRYVNENCTACNACSEACPVERNCDFNFGLNKSKAIYLPFEQAFPLKYVIDRKSCPKDCPAPCLNACKYNAIDFNMQPETVEVKVTSIVVATGWKPYDASKIDNLNFGKVKNVITNMMFERIAAKNGPTNGQILRPSDGKSVENVAFVQCAGSRDENHLPFCSYICCLASLKHTLYLKEQNPDAEVNIFYIDIRTPGKYEKFYNQVKELSGVNFIKGKVAGIEQDSDSDDVIVIAEDILNGEKIRQKVDMVVLATGMQPESFDFKVPGVKYAVDGFVVDAEGIYSAGCAKAPMDVAGCGKDSTSAALKAIQTGVRR comes from the coding sequence ATGAGTGGTGAAAATCCAAATCGAATCTTGGTAATTGGCGGAGGATTTAGTGGTTTAACTGCCGGAATAGAAGCTGCTGAGACAGGAGCAGAAGTGATTGTAGTTGAAAAAAATCCTTATCTGGGTGGCAGAGTTGCGCAGTTAAATAAATATTTTCCAAAGATTTGTCCGCCAATGTGTGGTCTTGAAATCAATTTTCGTCGTATAAAAGTAAATCCTCTTTTTACTTTTTATACTATGTCTGAGGTTGATTCAATCTCTGGTGTGCCTGGAGATTATACAGTAAAAATAAAAATCAATCCTCGTTATGTAAATGAGAACTGCACAGCATGTAACGCCTGTTCTGAAGCCTGCCCGGTTGAAAGAAACTGTGATTTCAACTTCGGATTGAATAAATCAAAAGCAATTTATCTACCATTTGAGCAGGCATTTCCGCTTAAATATGTTATTGATAGAAAGTCATGTCCAAAAGACTGCCCTGCACCATGTTTAAACGCCTGTAAATATAATGCTATTGATTTTAATATGCAACCTGAAACTGTTGAGGTTAAGGTTACTTCAATAGTAGTGGCTACAGGATGGAAACCTTACGATGCATCAAAAATAGACAATCTTAATTTTGGTAAAGTTAAAAATGTCATAACTAATATGATGTTTGAAAGGATAGCTGCGAAGAATGGGCCCACAAATGGACAGATTTTAAGACCCTCTGATGGAAAATCTGTTGAAAATGTGGCTTTTGTTCAGTGTGCAGGTTCAAGGGATGAAAATCATCTTCCATTCTGTTCGTATATATGTTGCCTTGCTTCATTGAAACATACACTTTATCTCAAAGAACAGAATCCTGATGCAGAAGTGAATATTTTTTATATTGATATAAGAACTCCGGGTAAATATGAAAAATTTTACAATCAGGTAAAGGAACTAAGCGGAGTAAATTTCATAAAGGGTAAGGTTGCAGGGATTGAGCAGGATTCGGACTCTGATGATGTTATTGTAATTGCTGAGGATATTTTAAATGGCGAGAAAATACGACAAAAAGTAGATATGGTGGTTCTTGCAACAGGAATGCAACCAGAGAGCTTTGACTTTAAAGTTCCGGGAGTTAAGTATGCTGTAGATGGATTTGTTGTTGATGCTGAGGGAATATATTCTGCAGGCTGTGCTAAAGCTCCCATGGATGTAGCAGGTTGTGGTAAAGATTCTACATCTGCAGCCCTCAAGGCTATTCAGACTGGAGTAAGGAGGTAA